AGAAAGCAGGGGACCGAAGCTGCCTTCTGTGGCATGCTGTACGACAACGAGCGCTGCGGAGTTTATGTCTGTGCTGGATGTAGCCTCCCTTTGTTCTCTTCGGACGCGAAGTTTGACTCGGGCACTGGTTGGCCAAGTTTCTCTCGTCCGATTGCCGCCGAAAACATCCGCGAGAAGTCTGACGACGGCCACCGCATGCAACGGGTCGAAGTGAAGTGCACTCGTTGTGACGGTCATCTAGGGCACGTTTTCCCGGATGGACCACGCCCTACGGGTTTGCGGTTTTGTTTGAACTCTGAGGCGATGATTTTCGCGCCCGATGACCAACTGGCAAAGCTCGCCGACCCTGCGGCCGAGATTTAAAATCAGGGCTTCAAACCGATCGAAAGCTTAGATACCTCAAACTGTTATGACATTCGTGGTCAGCCTGGTTGAAACAACCGGCACCCGAATGCGCTCTCATCTCTGGGCTGCTAGCTCGACCCGTCGATGATCGTTTCGGAATTCGTTGGATTTGGCCAAAAAAAGCCGTGACGTTCACCCGGGAATCCGGTCTAGAACCAAGGTTCGCTGCGCGTTGTCGCCGTGAGAGGTCGCATACCCGGTGGCTGGGCTTGACTCTCTCGGTACAATCTCAGCCACAGCGGCCAATGAAAAGGATTCCACGTTGATGTCGCCCCCCACGCTAGCAGGCCCGGTTGCCCGGGATTCTGACACGTCTGAAATTTGCATTTATCCGCGTCCAGAGATTGAGTCGCTACTGGCGAGCGCTAGGCGCGGAGATCGGCAGAGCATCGGCGAACTGCTCGCACATTGTCGTGCCTATCTGACACTGCTCGGTTCGACTCACTTCCAGCGACGGCTGCGACCACGTGTCAGCCAGTCTGATATCGTTCAAGAAGCCATGCTACGTGCGCATGCCCATTTCGCCCAGTTCCGGGGGCACACGGAACGCGAACTCATGGCCTGGCTGCGCGAGATTCTCGTCAACAGCCTGGCCCGATTTGTCGAACAGCACGTGCGCACGGCCAAGCGAGACATTCGCCGGGAAATTTCGCTGGATCAAATTCCAGGGGCAATGGGAGCATTGGCTCAATCACCGAGCGCAGAATCGTATTTCGCGCCTCATACCAGCATCCCGCCCGACGAGCGGCCGACATTACTGGCTGCTTTGTTGAGCCAACTGCCCGAACATTATCGCGAGGTACTTGTCCTCCGAAATATTCAAGGGCTTTCGTTCGAGGAAGTTGCGGAGCGACTGCATCGCTCGCCCGGTGCCACGCGAATGCTGTGGCTCCGGGCGATCGAAAAGCTCCGCGCGGTCTATCGGAAAGCGGAGCAATATGATTGATAACGACGTCACCAACTCTCAATGCGAAGCCTGCGGCGCCGACTCGGACGGCGAACGCGAGCGGCTGGCGAAAATACTGGATGAATATCTCTCGGGACTGGAGCGCGGCGAACCGGTCGGACCGGAGGAACTGCTGGCCCGGCACCCCGACGTAGCAGACCGCCTGCGCGGTTATTTGAGCGGCCTCGCGCTGTTCCACAATGCGGTTGCGGCTCAGCCTTCGCTGACCTCAATCGCCATTACCGGAGGAGTGGAACTGGGCGCGGCACTCGGCGATTATCGCCTGGTACGTGAGATCGGTCGCGGCGGCATGGGG
Above is a window of Anatilimnocola aggregata DNA encoding:
- a CDS encoding sigma-70 family RNA polymerase sigma factor, which codes for MSPPTLAGPVARDSDTSEICIYPRPEIESLLASARRGDRQSIGELLAHCRAYLTLLGSTHFQRRLRPRVSQSDIVQEAMLRAHAHFAQFRGHTERELMAWLREILVNSLARFVEQHVRTAKRDIRREISLDQIPGAMGALAQSPSAESYFAPHTSIPPDERPTLLAALLSQLPEHYREVLVLRNIQGLSFEEVAERLHRSPGATRMLWLRAIEKLRAVYRKAEQYD
- the msrB gene encoding peptide-methionine (R)-S-oxide reductase MsrB; its protein translation is MALVYVFNKVGKLVGPVESAVWNLSEEKWRSLLTPEKFRVLRKQGTEAAFCGMLYDNERCGVYVCAGCSLPLFSSDAKFDSGTGWPSFSRPIAAENIREKSDDGHRMQRVEVKCTRCDGHLGHVFPDGPRPTGLRFCLNSEAMIFAPDDQLAKLADPAAEI